From Pseudoalteromonas viridis, the proteins below share one genomic window:
- a CDS encoding FAD-dependent oxidoreductase, producing MKNKVLIVGGGMVGAAAAVKLAQQGLTVTVLETHPLDAMQALTDETIDIRVSAINRFSEALLDELQAMPLLRNARLAPYQQLEAYEQENNSLLFDCEELAATHLGHIVENRLIQASLWAQFERLGIQVEQVSGTPQAIKQNTDSVELIYPEQSYQAGLLLAADGGRSVVRKLAGIGVTGWQYQQHCMGVLIKLDAPQQVKTWQQFKPSGPIAFLPMQYPYANLIWYHHGNELAQMKTLSNAQLKQEIQNHFFDLPGEFEVLQSAVFPLARQHANQYHQGRVVLIGDSAHTINPLAGQGVNLGFKDVAALANALEGAEDIGNAALLRRYEQSRRNDNLMMMSMMDACYFGFSNEIAPLKHLRNLVLKVANHAGPIKREVLKHAMGGVV from the coding sequence ATGAAAAACAAAGTGCTGATAGTAGGTGGTGGCATGGTTGGCGCAGCAGCAGCCGTCAAGCTCGCACAGCAAGGCCTGACAGTCACTGTGCTCGAAACACATCCATTGGATGCCATGCAGGCTCTAACGGACGAGACCATAGATATTCGAGTCTCAGCCATTAATCGCTTCTCAGAAGCTTTGCTGGATGAACTCCAGGCAATGCCGTTGCTTCGTAATGCCAGACTGGCACCGTATCAGCAGCTCGAAGCGTATGAGCAGGAAAATAACAGCCTGCTATTCGACTGCGAGGAGCTGGCTGCAACGCATTTAGGCCACATTGTTGAAAACCGTCTTATCCAGGCCAGTTTATGGGCACAGTTCGAACGCCTTGGTATACAGGTCGAACAGGTTTCTGGTACGCCGCAGGCAATCAAGCAAAATACGGATTCGGTTGAGTTGATTTACCCGGAGCAAAGTTATCAGGCCGGTTTGCTCTTAGCAGCTGACGGCGGACGCTCGGTGGTACGCAAACTGGCTGGCATTGGGGTGACCGGTTGGCAATATCAGCAGCATTGTATGGGTGTGCTGATCAAACTGGATGCGCCGCAGCAGGTAAAAACCTGGCAGCAGTTTAAGCCGTCCGGACCGATTGCCTTTTTGCCCATGCAATATCCGTATGCCAATCTGATTTGGTATCACCATGGCAATGAGCTGGCGCAGATGAAGACGTTATCGAATGCACAGTTAAAGCAGGAGATACAAAATCACTTCTTCGATTTACCCGGTGAGTTCGAGGTGTTACAAAGCGCGGTATTTCCGCTGGCCAGACAACATGCCAATCAATACCATCAGGGGCGTGTCGTCCTGATTGGCGACTCAGCACATACCATTAACCCGCTGGCAGGGCAGGGCGTTAATTTAGGGTTCAAAGATGTGGCTGCGCTGGCAAACGCACTGGAAGGCGCTGAGGACATTGGTAACGCCGCCTTGCTGCGCCGCTATGAGCAGAGCCGTCGCAACGATAATCTGATGATGATGAGCATGATGGACGCCTGCTACTTTGGCTTCTCTAACGAAATTGCACCGTTAAAGCATT